Proteins co-encoded in one Dreissena polymorpha isolate Duluth1 chromosome 12, UMN_Dpol_1.0, whole genome shotgun sequence genomic window:
- the LOC127854140 gene encoding protein HEXIM1-like — protein sequence MTKIMEEQNLEVDRQRDDEKMTLNDNNNRDAETPEVGESKMLNEECKEADAKIIDKENTAGNGDSPTSDSDNNEGRKKRKRRRRQKGGKNHRRWKPYDKMSWTEKQALEEKETRRATLKREEAFASGHPVAPYNTTQFLMDDHCKNEAISPDLHRHNSNDSKASNSSDTSSDFYEDDENDGFQEKNFMDTFNDFRMQDLMNKTKEDLVRDYVQLEMKLEQIENQHKSEDLSKSGSESDFADDSMEMKQEEADTNKMVDFSEYEKLKAENSKLKMQNKSLLDILESSFPKHVQELN from the exons ATGACAAAAATTATGGAAGAACAAAATTTGGAGGTGGATCGTCAACGGGATGACGAAAAAATGACGTTAAACGATAATAACAATAGAGATGCTGAAACCCCTGAAGTGGGCGAGTCCAAAATGCTCAACGAAGAATGCAAAGAAGCAGACGCCAAAATTATTGACAAAG AAAACACGGCGGGAAATGGTGACAGTCCAACAAGTGATTCGGACAACAATGAAGGCCGAAAGAAGCGCAAGCGCCGTCGACGTCAGAAAGGTGGCAAGAACCATAGGCGCTGGAAACCATATGATAAAATGAGTTGGACAGAGAAGCAGGCGCTGGAAGAGAAAGAGACTCGTAGAGCAACTCTTAAACGGGAAGAAGCTTTTGCCTCTGGGCACCCTGTTGCTCCGTACAATACAACTCAGTTTCTGATGGATGACCACTGCAAGAACGAGGCTATTTCACCTGATCTTCACAGACATAATTCAAATGATTCAAAGGCCTCAAACTCTTCTGACACTTCCTCGGATTTCTATGAAGACGACGAGAATGATGGTTTTCAGGAGAAGAACTTCATGGACACGTTCAATGATTTTCGTATGCAAGATTTGATGAATAAGACGAAAGAGGACCTTGTGCGAGATTATGTTCAACTTGAAATGAAGTTGGAACAGATAGAGAATCAACACAAATCGGAAGACCTTTCAAAGTCCGGTTCTGAAAGTGACTTTGCTGATGATTCAATGGAGATGAAGCAGGAAGAAGCTGACACTAACAAAATGGTAGACTTTTCTGAATACGAAAAGCTGAAAGCCGAAAATAGCAAACTTAAGATGCAAAACAAGTCTCTTCTTGACATACTTGAGAGTTCATTTCCTAAACATGTACAAGAATTAAATTAA
- the LOC127854141 gene encoding ATP synthase subunit C lysine N-methyltransferase-like, whose translation MHFKKRESKPISDEECEICRALNEATKNEPRPWDKTSITVVGIFGAFVAGTAALTVSFIAPAFRKVILPYVPATTLQVQNVMKALTGRQGSVLDIGSGDGRVVIEAARHGFHGYGVELNYWLVLFSRYQAWRQGMGHSATFFRKDLWKTDMSKYNNIVIFGVDTLMGGLEKKFEKEITLDTRVLVSRFPLPNWQPVNQVGHGLDAVWTYMRPDHPDYEQSKISKDVVKGNYKKESRSNDNFGFTGNQKQV comes from the exons ATGCATTTTAAGAAAAGAGAAAGCAAGCCTATAAGCGACGAGGAATGTGAAATATGCAGAG CCTTGAATGAAGCAACAAAGAATGAACCTCGACCATGGGACAAGACCAGTATCACTGTAGTTGGTATTTTTGGTGCCTTTGTGGCTGGGACTGCTGCCTTGACGGTCTCATTCATTGCACCAGCATTCCGTAAAGTGATCCTGCCGTATGTGCCAGCCACTACACTGCAG GTTCAGAATGTAATGAAGGCTTTGACAGGCAGGCAAGGATCAGTTCTGGATATTGGAAGTGGTGATGGCAGAGTG GTGATAGAGGCAGCAAGACATGGTTTCCATGGATATGGAGTTGAGCTTAACTATTGGCTTGTGTTGTTCTCCCGCTATCAGGCCTGGCGTCAGGGGATGGGCCACAGTGCAACGTTTTTCCGCAAGGACCTCTGGAAG ACAGACATGTCTAAGTACAACAACATTGTGATTTTTGGAGTGGACACATTG ATGGGCGGACttgaaaagaaatttgaaaagGAGATAACTCTGGACACAAGAGTTCTTGTATCACGGTTCCCTTTGCCCAACTGGCAACCTGTTAATCAAGTCGGACATGGACTGGACGCGGTGTGGACCTACATGCGTCCTGATCACCCAGATTATGAACAATCTAAGATCTCAAAGGATGTTGTGAAAGGGAATTATAAAAAAGAAAGTAGGAGCAACGATAATTTTGGTTTTACTGGTAATCAGAAACAAGTGTAA
- the LOC127854138 gene encoding uncharacterized protein LOC127854138: protein MAGPFYMAGPYYMAGPYYMASLHYMAGLFYMSGPYYVRPVLYGRPVLYGRPILYGRPVLYGRSVLYGRPVLYVKPILYGRPILYVRPILYGRPVLYGRPVLYVMPILFVRPLLFGRPVLYGRPVLCQACSIWQARTIRQAHSIWQTHTICQACTICHSRSIWQAHTIWQACTIRQAHTIWQARIIWRSVLYGRPVLYGRPILYVRPVLYVRPLLYVRPVLCIWQASSICQAHTIWQARTIWQACTIWQVHSMSDPYYMSGQLAQNMSIVNSYLTHPQTLCEDWSCNSLQPFSPSTASSKAVIDYLYNVST from the coding sequence ATGGCAGGCCCGTTCTATATGGCAGGCCCGTACTATATGGCAGGCCCATACTATATGGCAAGCCTTCACTACATGGCAGGCCTGTTCTATATGTCAGGCCCATACTATGTAAGGCCCGTACTATATGGCAGACCTGTTCTATATGGCAGGCCCATACTATATGGCAGGCCCGTACTGTATGGCAGGTCTGTACTATATGGCAGGCCCGTTCTATATGTCAAGCCCATACTATATGGCAGGCCCATTCTATATGTCAGGCCCATACTATATGGCAGGCCTGTACTATATGGCAGGCCTGTTCTATATGTCATGCCCATACTATTTGTCAGGCCCCTACTATTTGGCAGGCCCGTTCTATATGGCAGGCCTGTACTATGTCAGGCCTGCAGTATATGGCAGGCCCGTACTATACGTCAGGCCCATTCTATATGGCAGACCCATACTATATGTCAGGCCTGTACTATATGTCATTCCCGTAGTATATGGCAGGCCCATACTATATGGCAGGCTTGTACTATAAGGCAGGCCCATACTATATGGCAGGCCCGTATTATATGGCGGTCCGTTCTATATGGCAGGCCTGTTCTATATGGCAGGCCCATACTATATGTCAGGCCTGTACTATATGTCAGGCCCCTTCTATATGTCAGGCCTGTACTATGTATATGGCAGGCCAGTTCTATATGTCAGGCCCATACTATATGGCAGGCCCGTACTATATGGCAGGCCTGTACTATATGGCAGGTCCATTCCATGTCAGATCCATACTATATGTCAGGCCAGCTAGCTCAGAATATGAGTATTGTGAATTCATACCTAACTCATCCACAAACCTTGTGTGAGGATTGGTCGTGCAACTCTTTACAACCATTCTCACCTAGCACTGCTTCAAGTAAGGCAGTTATTGATTACTTGTATAATGTGAGCACTTAG
- the LOC127854137 gene encoding acetylcholine receptor subunit beta-type lev-1-like, translating to MAFQVYVSFALIYMAIWHMVDAKPPNNNDYMSGGGGNGGGGDLTAKSIPYDYGYNGGGGDLSAKSIPYDYGYNGGGGGGKGGGGGVIAYKIPIDYDYNGGGGNFLIPYDYGYNGGGGDSFASISSIPYDYGYNGGGGDSFASISSIPYDYGYNGGGGDQPQHTDTVTTTIMPSSGNPGEHTDTVTTTITPSSGYPGEHTGTVTIETMSPASPQQQNVGIAAENAASSEPVTDRDVVKALYNKLLDDYDVRVRPIQNQSKPIYVNTKFVPLSIIEFDTTEQTFAILGYFRVRWIDQTMTWRPKYWNYINTVKVATNVLWKPNIIIHKAVDGRGEIGASETDILVINWNGNVQWVPEGIYTIVCDVNIQYFPFDVQTCVLTYYVADESTASVTLDHYLTVDMSEYSENAEWVVTSVTRQRVVRNNNYYIDIEFRLQRRANFALFTLIAPLMALAFLNISVFLVPVDSGEKGSFAITIFLSYGVFMTIISDTLPNNSAQTSTFVLLLETLLCLSVLSVVYTVVQAKLALTIGRKPCPIQCLRTLKKHNQVLPIDHCIEHGGHASNDNIIYTWGMFLKQLDLVLFFVFFVVVSIMIGIFFAVLLRHVGVVDSYADMEPQPTTRVFPIPTTASG from the exons ATGGCATTTCAAGTATACGTGTCTTTTGCTTTGATATATATGGCTATTTGGCATATGGTTGATGCAAAACCGCCAAACAACAACGATTATATGTCTGGCGGCGGGGGAAATGGTGGCGGTGGAGACTTAACTGCAAAATCCATCCCTTACGATTACGGCTACAATGGTGGCGGTGGAGACTTATCTGCAAAATCCATCCCTTACGATTACGGCTACAATGGTGGCGGTGGAGGCGGGAAAGGTGGCGGTGGAGGCGTCATTGCATATAAAATCCCTATCGATTACGACTACAATGGTGGCGGTGGAAACTTCCTCATCCCTTACGATTACGGCTACAATGGTGGCGGTGGAGACTCCTTTGCCTCTATATCGTCCATCCCTTACGATTACGGCTACAATGGTGGCGGTGGAGACTCCTTTGCATCTATATCGTCCATCCCTTACGATTACGGCTACAATGGTGGCGGTGGAGACCAACCCCAACACACGGATACTGTGACCACAACGATAATGCCAAGCTCTGGTAACCCAGGAGAACACACGGATACTGTGACCACAACGATAACGCCAAGCTCTGGTTACCCAGGAGAACACACGGGTACAGTAACTATTGAGACTATGAGTCCTGCGTCGCCACAGCAACAGAACGTTGGTATTGCGGCTGAAAACGCCGCATCCAGTGAGCCGGTTACCGATCGCGACGTTGTTAAAGCCCTGTACAACAAACTTCTCGATGACTACGATGTGCGCGTAAGACCCATCCAGAATCAGTCAAAACCGATCTACGTGAACACGAAGTTCGTTCCCCTTAGTATCATCGAGTTCGATACCACGGAGCAGACGTTCGCGATCCTGGGGTACTTCCGGGTGCGGTGGATAGACCAGACCATGACGTGGAGGCCGAAGTACTGGAACTACATCAATACGGTTAAAGTGGCAACTAACGTTTTGTGGAAACCGAACATCATTATTCACAAG GCAGTAGACGGCCGAGGAGAGATCGGTGCAAGCGAGACAGACATATTGGTCATCAACTGGAACGGGAATGTACAGTGGGTGCCTGAAGGCATATACAC aattGTCTGCGACGTGAACATCCAGTACTTTCCGTTCGACGTACAGACGTGCGTTCTCACGTACTATGTAGCGGACGAGAGCACGGCATCAGTGACGCTAGACCACTACTTGACCGTTGACATGAGCGAATACAGCGAGAACGCCGAATGGGTCGTCACCAGTGTTACAAGACAACGCGTCGTtcgaaacaacaactactacatcGACATAGAATTTCGATTACAGCGCCGCGCAAACTTCGCGTTGTTCACGCTGATCGCTCCACTAATGGCGCTGGCCTTTCTGAACATTTCGGTTTTTCTTGTCCCCGTGGATTCCGGAGAAAAGGGTTCATTCGCTATCACGATATTTCTGTCCTACGGCGTATTTATGACGATCATCAGCGACACTCTACCTAATAACTCCGCCCAGACTTCGACGTTCGTTCTGCTCCTCGAGACGCTTCTCTGCCTCAGCGTGCTGTCCGTTGTCTACACAGTAGTTCAGGCAAAGCTGGCGTTGACCATCGGTCGCAAGCCATGCCCAATCCAGTGCCTAAGAACGCTGAAGAAACACAATCAAGTCCTCCCTATCGACCACTGCATTGAACATGGAGGCCACGCGTCCAATGACAACATCATCTACACATGGGGGATGTTTCTAAAGCAACTGGATCTTGTCCTGTTCTTTGTATTCTTTGTCGTTGTCAGCATAATGATTGGGATTTTCTTTGCAGTTCTCCTCCGGCATGTCGGCGTAGTTGATTCCTATGCGGACATGGAGCCACAACCAACAACTCGAGTGTTTCCCATCCCCACAACTGCGAGTGGATAA